In Sesamum indicum cultivar Zhongzhi No. 13 linkage group LG8, S_indicum_v1.0, whole genome shotgun sequence, the sequence CGGTTGCCTCAAGCTCATGATGGCCATGATGAAGAGATGCGAGTCTCACTCCTCGATCGCAGCACCACCTCTGACAAATCCCCCGACCTCGAATCAGGACGATATGGACGTTGCTGACGAGGAGGGATTGgattagattttatatttttgttcatttttgtaattaaataatttttcataataatacaatattttttcttaattgttcATGTTTCCTAatgtttattatattctattatttaatatttattcaattaataaaatttataaatacaattaattaaaaattcattaacataatttaattatatatgaaaatttattaaaatgtataaatttattcatttaatcaaatctattaaatatattaataaattataaaaatataaataaattataaaattaaaaaaattaggaatgatTGTAGAAATggtatagaaaatattacaaaattaaatacataaccGTTCCTAAAATCGTTCTAAACACGTGTTCCTAAACTGGACGGAACGCTCAAAATACCATTTGTACAACCATTTCAAACAAGTGTTCCATAATGGTTTCGTCACCCCGCTGGCCATGTGTTGAGTCTCTCGTCCCTCCAGTATTCAACGAGTAAGTCTACTAGGTTCATACAAATAGAATATGTATGCTGACGTAATTACAAGCCAGGCTCCCACCGCTGCAAAATAATCTACTGCCCCTAGAAGAGCCATGGGTCGTCCTCAATAACTTCCTCCATACCGACAATGATCTTGAACtggaaaaagtaaaattcgTTACTCGTGGTAGTGACCTCTTTTACTGTTGGCCAGATCGAATTACGAGTCCATTTAGATTAGGGGTGTTCATCAAATACTCATAACTGCGCCCAACTAATCGGCTCAACCCAAACCACACTGTAATTGGTGGGGTATTCATCAATTTTGCATTTACATAAACTTCATAGATCACGTTCGACTAcgatataataataataatgatatcaacaacaacaaaaataatattatactggaacttatataaattttttataatacataagGTAATATtcaagataataataaaattacgaTACTTTTATTGgtattgtataatatatctattttctatattataaatgtacGAATGATTTGtcatgttttatgttttttctttttttttctttttgtgatgCCAATATATcctttcatataaaaatagaattataaattatgtgtccaaataaataattttgcaattaatttttataatatagttgTTAATTACGTACataattgaattgaaatagaattataataaaataaataatattaaagagtTTTAGTCACAGCTgataactatttaaataaaaatatttaaaaattttgataataactagaaaaaatatataggcTATATGAATAGAAGAAGATACGATGTAGAAACTTTAAAaaacatacttttttataaactacAGCAATCTATGGGATAATGTccaattattttcattatttatgtAATGTGATCATCaaggtaaaataatatttattgagaaTGTATGAGGTTTACtgaaaaattttgacattaaaaattaaactataattaaaaacaccaagtcaaaataaattaaataaaaatatttattttattttaatgtacttttatattttgaagtaTATAATGCACATacaatattatcattattacaaTATGTTTTCATaatcatcttattttatttcaaataatatttatatagtattatgattagtttaatttataatttaattcaaaataagggcttttttttcacaatcttattaaaaaaaagtggtaagttttttatatttatttttatatttttgtaataaatatataaccatgcatataattttacatattgtAATGATATatcatactttatatttttgctaacTATCACTAcagaaaaaatgcatttattatgataaataattataccaaaagcATAAGTTGtcataaaatactaatataattgtacaaatgatTGATTATATACTTGAAACCGCCTCCAACCCAATTAGACTGCAAAATCCAGTTTGATGATTGTCCGATTGGGCTTGAGCTAAGCTTTTCAAAAACTGCAAACGATGAGTTGTGCcgaaaaattatctaaaaatggTCGAACTCACACTAAATAAACTCCTAATTTAGATGATGAAGAAAAGGtttatttgttgatattaataaaaaataaaaaaataaaaatcaatagcctcaattaatttattattgacttattgcaagtgaaacaaatcttttgtaactaaactattcttataacGGTGAATAATCACCTCACCACATGCATTAAATGCAAAAAgatgtacaaatataatttgataataaaaagatttatttgacctacaataaattcataagaaGTCAATcggggtaaatatgaattttattcttttttcttattagtATCAttaaattcgatgaattttgactcaCAAATGggtttatttgttaaaaataagcGAACCTCGagtgtaataaatataatttatagggagaaaatgtataattacatcaaacctcgGGAGATGAGAGTGTATAGTAATTTCAACCACGGCTATAGCGGTCATGTTATGAAAAGAATTAACATCGTTAGTTAGATTTAACAAAGAAGAACAATTGAGCTACGTTCAACGAACCTTTTAAAATACACGGAATATTTTAGCTTAACACATTGGGCGTGTGAAATAGCTTTTTTTAGGGCCGTAAAGAGTATTGAGAAAAGTAGAGTTGCAGCATAATTAGGGCCAAACACAATTATTACCATATATGACTAAATCGATCATAGTATGGGTACAAGCTATTGAATATTCTTACTAGAgaatattaactataattcTTACACGTTTtgtaataattcttaattacaCCATCCAAACAGCCCTTTATTAGCATTAAAGAACACACTCATTCTCAAATAAACTTTGCATCTAAACACAATATGATTCATACTATATATATCAACACTTACAAAAACTTTTACAATgtctattataaaattaatatttttagtcccgtaacttataaaaattaatatttttggtccttatccactttttttttttcaatttataatttaatggtGTAGTGCACGTGTCTAGCATGtgattgttaaatatttgtgGTTGAAGAGGAAAGTGGTTTATTTTCCAGCTTGAAACcatttttaaggaaaaacatAACTAACATTTgaggggaaaaaataaattttgaaggaaattaAGACAAAAAAACATAGCGATTTCTATCTTTTCTCACAAAAACTGAATCATAtcctttctatatttttataagttgaaACCCAGTAGAAGCAACACAAAGAATCATGCTTTCCATAAATGAATCAAGTAAGCCAAATGAAACACTCATATGTTGCTATTGAAAAAAGGGTCAATTTTCctccaaccaaaaatacttaaagACACCGTGTTGGGCACATGACCTACATCGTTAAATTGTAGATGGAGAAGTGCATGATGACCAAAagtgttaatttttgtaagttatgaaactaaaagtgCTGTATAATCCCTTAATGAATGAGATCGAAAGTGACAAATCTAACTTACGAgactaaaaatgctattttcccTAATAGATATAACAaattgggaaaagtattattttagtccgctatgtatgcctaattttaattttactccgataactatgtccatttttgtttaggtccaataacttacgaaattgcttacttttagtcctccggcagattttcagacaattttacccctatgagtacATATAgactaaaactgtctttcaaaagttgcataggggtaaaaaattgtccgaaaatctgcgagaggactaaaagtaagcaatttcgtatgttcctggatctaaacaaaaatggatatagttatcggattaaaataatacttttccctaacAAATTCAAGGACAGTTTCAACCTTATTTGTTTCGTAATAGAGAATGAAATGGTCAATTATAGCAGAcaactcttcttttttttttttttttggctcatcttattaatttacacaaattattttaaaatttattaaaaacacaCCTAATTCCTATTACGTGCATAAAATCGACACGCAAAAAGGAATAAATTCAAGGGTCAAAACTTGTGACAAGTACCAAATTGAGGAGTGAAAAGGGCCACGTTAACTCATATGTAGTCCACCTACGGACatgacaaaaacaaaaatagaatgaaTTCAAActgcatatttatatacgggaaaaatgcaagtaacctcttgtgatattataaataagtaaattatccttttataaaaaaaataaatagtgatttacctccttatactttttaaaatacaacaatttaccccttatgatttttaaaagggaaaaatattattttagtctgctaagtatgcctaattttaattttaatccgataactatgtctatttttgtttagatcaaataacttacgaaattgcttacttttagttctctggcagatttcggacaattttacccctatgagtgcatatggactaaaactgcctttcaaaagttgcatagggataaaattgtccgaaaatctaccagaagactaaaagtaagtaatttcgtaagttactggacctaaacaaaaagtgaacatagttatcggactaaaattaaaattatacatacttaacggactaaaataatacttttcccctttttaaaaacaagagggtaaattgctatgtttttttttttataagggagtAATGTGGcgttttttaatatcacataaagtaaattattattcatccttttatatatatatatagagagaggggggggAGAGAAGTTCTTCTTATTGCGTCCAAAATTAGGCACCGGCTTTTATAGACATGACAACTGCACCcatgaaaagaaacaaaaattcctatttatattattgttattataattcaataaatacacaacTTTATTTGCCCATGTACTCCACGTTTTGCTATTCATGTCTTATCATCTTGATGGACTttgttctttttaattatatttaaatatatattttttaaattatgaaatatgaattttccACCACTTCAATCAGATTTcgttgataataatttattgggataattacgcACAAactttctattatttaaaagatttgtatttattagtgatattaaaaaaaaaaaaaaacagatagaaatttatatttatctccgATTACttgttattgatttattataggttaggtaaattcttttatgatcaaattatcttaaatataatcttcacacgttaatgcatgcaTGTAACGAGATATGTCGTCATcattataaaggtagtttagttaaaaaaaaaatgaactatTTAACCTGCATTAAGTcgataattaataaattaaccgagagtaaatatcaattcttgtttaattttcttgttaatatcaagaaattatgtgaattTTGACAACGAATGGacctatttattagatagaagTCATACCTCATAGGTccgaaatataatttttaaaattacaaaaaatttacgtacaattacattaaacataaaagtGTGGAATTGTAATTATCtctgatttattataattcaacacacaattaattttattacagtatgtatgatatatatatatatatatcaaagattttataagttcaatttaaacttaattatattataacatgtttccaaaaattttgtttcataatattctaatatatatagaataaataaatcactAGATATtgcattcaaaaaaaaaaaaccaaaagatATTTGTGCCTCATATATTTACACATgcctatctctctctctctctctctcatatatatattatatatatatgatctgGCTCGATTTCGTGCGATCCTGATCAACGACCACGATCTAATCCACGTCACTTCTCCAGATCTGATATAGGGCCTGAGGATGAAACAGTAAGGTTAAGCTAGTCAGGTTCGTCCCCAACGACGACCCTTCGATGCATAAGTTAGTTGGCGATCGAAGGAAAATAATGCGATTTTAGTTTGCGATTAGGATAATAGATGTGAAATTATCTCCTCTCACTATTGCTTGGGGTATTTATCGGGCTTAAGTGGGTCCCATCGCCCGGCATGTGTCGTTTCCTGGATTACCCATACATTGACTAAGCATTGTTCTGGGCTTCCACGTGTCCGGATCGATATACGGGTTGGATCCGAACAACTTGACACAACTGCCATAACCATGACCTGACGCGACCAGCGACCAGCGACCTCCTCTGCTATCTCTGATGAAATGTCCATCTTGCCctcaataaaagattttcGAGTCTTGTCTTTAATGAAAAAGTTTCCAACTGTATTTTGGCAATAAAATtcccatcaatatatatatacacacacatgtcTGTCtatgtgtaaatttttttatcatatctaatcATTAGCTCCTCACAATTCatgatgaaaatagaaaagaaaattaaatgtttttgtgggtgtgtgcgtgaGAGAGAGGGGGGTGGAATCATATATTCTGATAGAAAACTTTGCCACTCAACCTTGAcacaaaatttttaacttttttaaaatcgtttcaccattttttaaagagtttatataatatcataacataatatattttgcatcatataattttttctttaaaaaaattaatttcaaattgaaatttttctctttatataaTTGACGTTTCCCcctaccaaaaaaataaataaaaaaaaaacactgaTAATGTATAAAATCGAATACTCTTACCTCTTATAACtctgatattttatttatttaaatattttaaaagcttattttttaaaataaaattcgacatgtatatttcaaatataagcTAAATTAAACCCTCTAAATTCACACGAGTCCCATCATCAATATCGGCATAAATTGTGAGTTTGATTTAAGCGTCGTCatctttcatatataaatctcattagggtgaataacaatttattcccctgtaatattgaaaatgagcatattacttcccctatgaaaaaaaatataacaatttgtccccctatactttttaaaataaagcaatttacctccttatacagggagggaggtaaattgcttcattttgaaaatcataaagggataaattgttgtatttttaaaaatacaatgagataaatcgctatttgtttcttcataaagggataaattattgtatttttaaaaatacaatgaggTAAATCGCTACTTATTTCTTTATAAGGGAATAATTTGCTGCGATATTACAAGGGAGTTGCTTGCATTATTTCCAATTTCATTAGCAcgtaacttaattaaattattgactaatatactattttattcCACTATACAAAACATTATTGAGAGCATTTCATTCATCACATTcttgtgtgtgtaattttcaaGATTCCCATAAAGTCAAGATGAAAAAAGGACGTACTAAGCATACAATATATGGATTGATGGATGTTCCAAAAAGTCTATAGACATTAACAAAAAGTCCATAATCTCCGACCATACATTCACTGCTACCTACatctatacatacatatatatatatatatatatatatatatactttcttCCATTCTTCCTTCCTTAGCCGCAGCATTTATATTATACTCATTCATTCAAACGACAATTGTAGTATAAaaagcacacacacatacgTATAGGGTTTAGTTTCATAGACCATCTTGTCTATGTTTATTTGTCGAGTAGAAATGGAGAATTCTCAGAGAAGTAGTATTAGGGTTAGGAAGTACAGGAAATCGTCGAGCCCGCGTCTACGATGGACGCCCGACCTTCATCATCTCTTCGTTGAAGCTGTTCACAAGCTCGGAGGGAAACACAgtaagtttaattatacatatatatgtgtgtgtatatatatatagttcaagaAAAAAGTACTTTAGGGTTTCTCTCtcatctttctctctctgtaGAATCTGTGAGataagtgataattttgattgtttttgtgGTGGAGATGAGGAAAGAAGGGGTTATTAGAAAAGGGTTTTCTGTAATTTGatttgaggaagaagaaaatattataggattaaaggcattccctaacttcaggccattctcgttttagtcccctaacttTAGGTCATGTCTTCAccacattattttttttctaccaatcacaatgcaagtcccaatttaaaaagtcacatgtctggcatgtgactttttccggcgagtgactcaactttccgATCAAATTtgtactaaaattgaaattttttcagttttacaggatcaaaatgaaaccctagtaacttagggaactaaaacgagaatgactTGAAGTTAGGagacgaaaattgcctttaagccaaatattatatgttaatgcagtacaagaaaataattcaatagcaacgaaaagaatcaaaatgagataattagcaagtaaaatttatattactaatttactttatttaattaatacacgGAGTTTACTCGTTAACACATTTAGTAACGAGAATTAACTTGTATAGAAATTAGCAACACaacgaaaattttacttgctaattagctcgacgattttaacattatattttttcgtacctactaaattattttcttgtaacgatgtatttaatgttatggtggaaattttgattataatttgtgggtatttggtattttatgactttaaattatgtatatatatatataattaatgcattgttgttttattatttattttgacagAAGCAACTCCCAagaaaattatgcaaatgatgGATGTTAGGGGGCTCAAGATTTCTCATATCAAGAGCCATCTCCAggtgatattaaatatttaatttgttttcaaaattaattattctttcttttttctcattttttgcattaataattaaaattaaataagtactCACCATgtgaatgtatatatatatcatttagagaaaaaaaaatattttgtaattaacatagtactaattatatatatgcacatttAGAgcaaactttaattaatttcatgaaattaaataattatacatgatTATGGACTATGAagtattttaggaaaaaattgcatttttcatccgataattattgaaagtgttttactttttatccactataattttaattttataattaagaataataatgattttttttttaaaagtaacaTATTTGTATAGCTAGGTACGTAGCTAGGTTAGCCTTTCGTTTGGTTGGAAGTTTACCTAActaatcatttattaaaacaaaaggtTTATCACGAATTTCATAttagaaaatcatttttttttttcatgaaacATTTCAGTAAGAAGTTAATTTTCAACATGTGTAGTTCAttgctaaaattaatatatttgctattattttagttatttatttaaaaatttggtaCATTATGAACATTACTAATTTATCGATCTAGAAATATTTTCGATTTCTTTGtgtttcacacacacacatacatatatatatatatatatatacataaaaattgaaataataatcgATAATCTTGCTATTTTGAACAGATGTATAGAAACATGAACGCGTCTGTCGATTCAGACGAGCTTTTAGCTATCAGAATGTACCAAGAAAAGAGATCAGATTGCGTCGCTTTGCTCCCTCTACGGtaagttattatatatgtatgggttaaatacattttgtatCCTCGAACTGTGTATGAACTGCATTTACCTCtctaaatcaaatattaattttttaagatgcCTTCTTATTTACACCTCCTAAAATATgtctattaaatatttttttctaaaccggaatttgaattattataaaagttttatttaaaataaaatacttcccaaaattattaattttttataatgagtataaatttgtataaactttgtaaatctattatttttatattttttacctaATTGTTTTAAGATTTACATGATTTTTGCTtgtgttattatatatactgatctttttttagaaataaattattaatataattttaaaatattacattagacatatatatatatatacaagtaaAAGTATGTAAATCTATAAcataatatatctataatattctataattttttgagtaaagatatattatattttaattatatacgtacatgtaattgaataattttttttatttatataacatatatagtccacttttatattatatgtattatgtattgatacatatttacatgtattttttaacataataatttacttgatgaaatatatttgtatatattgagcttgtaaatatatttttaataaaacattctTTACGCCGTCAAACGAAGAATACATGTGAAAGTGATAAGAATGACATTTTTGTCCTGTCAAcgtcaaattattttgtcaagGACTTTTTGTTACCTTTCATACTTTAGTATGGtacaaaatgcatttataaCCCTATATgcattgatatattttaattagaaaaaattcaattttagtcatataacTTAGAGATTGCGATAtcttttagtcctataattttaaaattttggtaatactagtcatttttcaaatcatttcaaaACTCCAAGTCCGCTCTTTTCAAGCTAGATCGCAGATGGGTTTTGCAGTCCGCCAGCCCCAATTACAACagatggaatttttttttatttcaaatcgtATTGCATCATTgttcatcaaa encodes:
- the LOC110012405 gene encoding protein PHOSPHATE STARVATION RESPONSE 1-like isoform X1, which translates into the protein MFICRVEMENSQRSSIRVRKYRKSSSPRLRWTPDLHHLFVEAVHKLGGKHKATPKKIMQMMDVRGLKISHIKSHLQMYRNMNASVDSDELLAIRMYQEKRSDCVALLPLRQGLREPPIHRKQAKGKSTCQGRRKIAQNPRNLFSHQYHIQVQGKKGSTGNADTKRDQIPRANVELAEGSVLNFWGIPNHQPSQSTNNAPLINLDLTISSN
- the LOC110012405 gene encoding protein PHOSPHATE STARVATION RESPONSE 1-like isoform X2, with amino-acid sequence MFICRVEMENSQRSSIRVRKYRKSSSPRLRWTPDLHHLFVEAVHKLGGKHKATPKKIMQMMDVRGLKISHIKSHLQMYRNMNASVDSDELLAIRMYQEKRSDCVALLPLRQGLREPPIHRKQAKGKSTCQGRRKIAQNPRNLFSHQYHIQGKKGSTGNADTKRDQIPRANVELAEGSVLNFWGIPNHQPSQSTNNAPLINLDLTISSN